GGGACTCCCGGCAATTTAGAGGCATCTCCCATTTCCTCCAAACCACGTACAAGAAAGAAGGCATTCGAGGCATCTACAGAGGCCTACCTGCCTCAATTCATGGAATGATCGTCCATCGGGGACTATACTTTGGTGGTTTTGACACGGCCAAGGATTTTCTCGTCCCAGAAGATTCTGCCTTGTGGAAGCGATGGGTGACAGCCCAAGCTGTAACGACGATGGCAGGTCTCATATCGTATCCACTTGATACCATAAGGAGGAGGTTGATGATGCAATCTGGATTGGAGAAACCAATGTATCATAGCACTCTAGACTGTTGGAGGAAGATTTATAGGTTTGAGGGTTTAACTTCATTTTACCGTGGAGCAATCTCTAACATGTTCAGGAGTACTGGTGCAGCTGCTATATTGGTGTTGTATGATGAGGTAAAGAAGTTGATGAAATGGGGTGGGTTTTGACAGGGAAGGCTGTAAGTTTACCACATTTTTCACATCAAAGAGTACAGAAAAAGCAGAAGATAAAACACATCGACACCGACACTTGCTTTTGACAGCTCGAAGATTTCGATATTAGATTGACGTGTTAATAGTGATCccctaaaaaaatataattagtaCATTCTTTCTTATAGATTGGTGCCATACTTCACGATGTCCGAGGTATTTTAACATGAAAGATGTGCACAATCTATctttaatttatgatattttgattttagtcctaatattaaatttttttatcgtaTAGTTTTATTCTTATAATTAGTACGAAAGCCTATTTGCTtagatcataaaaatatttatatttaataaaaaaatataagatgtTGACATATAATTATTAGGGTTAAGATCTATTTTGATCATGTACCACCAGGTTCTTATGATttattcgtatctaaaataatttatatatttttaaaaatataatatataagttccTTCCGTCAAGTTTGATTTAACGAATATTAGAGTTTGTTTATGTGAtatattgattcataataaactattaatacaatgatatataatttaaattaaaaaatattttaatccatATGATTTTgatcataaatcacaagaatcattatatttttaaaaatataatatataagtctcTATTTTCAAGTTTGTTAAATGTATATACGATGACtcgtaataaattattaatataataatatatatattatttaaattaaaaaatttgaaacaACCATTACATCTTAATCAATCTCCGCCGTCCATCTGAAGTTTGGGCACGACACTTCCCATCACACCTCGTTGGCTATTGGTGGACAAACCCCTGAACCCTGCTCGAAACGATACAGGAGATCCTTCCGACGAGTTGACCAGAATATCACACGTGCATCTCACGTGATAGATGCCACGAATCTATAAATTCGTTTGCCTTTGCAATAGAACCCTAATCGGAGTTGCCTCGTCTCGATATCTCTGCCTCGTTCTCCTGTGCGCCGGAAGCCCCTAGACGGAGAGGCCAATTCATCCACCATGGGTTAGCTATccttcctcctcgtcctcttctccttttcttcttcgtATATGTGCCGTGCCGATTCCTGCTCCTTGGTTAAGTTCAGGTAAGGTGCACGGATCTCTCGCTCGCGCCGGCAAGGTGAGAGGGCAAACGCCCAAACAGGCGAAGACGGATAAGCCGAAGAAACCGAGGGGCAGAGCCTACAAGCGGATGCAGCACAACCGGCGGTTCGTCACCGCAGGTGCGCTTCTTCCTTCTTTCCCTGTAGAACAACGTTTTTGTTACCGCTTTGTAGTTACTTATCTATTGTTATTTTGATTAGTGGTTGGATTCGGCAAGAAGAGGGGACCCAACTCGTCGGAGAAGTAAAGACCGAAGAATCCGAAACGAAGGCGTTCGGAAGCAATTTTGATTTTGGTGTCGTAAGAATGTAGGGTTTGTTGGTTTACATGATCCCCTTTTTTGCATTCGGTGGGTTGACGATGACTGATGGGAACCTAATTTTATTTGTTATGGTGAAATCAGATTAATCTTTTGTGGTTTTGGGAATTAATCTTTGTTGTTTTGCCTATGATGACATGATCGATGAAAGACAGACGGCTCCTTTCCGTTTGTCATAGTTGGGGTTACGCATGTGTTAATTAATACACAGATTTTAGGCACGTTTATCATTGTCGTCAAAAGCTGCCACTGTCGGAATGAATTGAGTTAGTTTTCTAGTTCCACCGACCCGtatttttattgttattttaCATTGACATTATGAGAGTGCAATACTAAAATCGTAGAGTTATGCTAGAGTTTAAATAGTTATTCTAAAAGAAATACTTTGGGTGTGTTTgaaaacatatttatatttttaatgtgtaTTTAGAGAAATAGATTTATGTGAATGTGCAGTTGTGGAATGagtgtttaataaacaatatatgaaaactatattttaaatatgcattgacgtaattatcttttaataaaattatatttcaaaatcaCATTAAATATTTTGTAATCAATTTACCCTTCatacattttaatatttattcaaaagtgaatataATAACCATATGACCCagctatataataaatataaaaatataatcatataaataaatataaaatattttttaaaaataaataaataaaattttatttaatagaAGATATAAATCAGATTGGTTTCTCACTAAGTCAACATTTAATAGAATGATAGCATCAATACATCATTTGTAATGCAGCATCCAGGCCAGATATGATATGCAAAAAATTATCAACCGAGATGTGCATTGGGCCCTCGATGCATACTTCAAAATTGCATCTTACATACCCAGACCCCATTATGGGAAATCAAGGTAAGATTGTTCTCCCATTACACAATTATCTATAGAGAAAACCACACGATCTAATATGTGCCAAAGATATCTTGTAAGTCTTCTTATCATCTAATATACGGATCCAAAAGATTCTAGATTCTTGAATCAGTTCTGTTGCGACTATAGTTGGAACTTGTGAAGTCAAGAACAATTCGGCTTCAAGAAATTAATTCGTGATGAATTCAGCAAAGAAAGCATTGTACACTCCTCAAACGAATAATCTCGGCATTGGATCAGCAATGAAATGTAGCAAAATAGAGGAAACAATTAGATTAGCTTATACGTTATATGCTATCATGCAACAACACCCGACATGGGACCAAATGAATCAAACAAAACAAAAACGACCAAATGAAGACATGTCACACCAAAAAAAACCAAAGGAACAAAAGGAAGGATCATGTGCTCATATCGACTAGCATTAGCTGTCACAGTCCAATAAATCTTCCGATTGTAATTTTTGTGAAGATTTACACATGGATTCTTTGTCTAATATCAATAATAACTGAGAAAGGCATACATGAAGTATCAAAGGTAGCGAAGATTACAAGGAACCCAACTTGACTCTTAATATCAATAATAACAACAAATTCTCTATGGAGAAAACCTAATTTTATGAAAAGAATTAGAGAAGAAATTATTTCGGGTTAAATCAAAGAGACAAATAAGGATAAATTAATCCACGCGGAAGCAAAGAACCACAAAAGAAAGTGAAAACGATTAGGAGATCGAAGAAGATGGAAAAGGGGGGTTTCACCTACCTGATGGGGTACTTGTAGTAACCATTGGTTCCGGCGAAGAGGACGGCTCACCACCTCCCCGCAGAGTCATCCCCGATCCGCAGGCCCGCGGCGCGATCAGACGGCGGCCTGAGCGGGTTGCGGCTGGCGTTGGGTGAGCGGTAgctgtaggaggaggaggaggcaggcgAGGACCGTTACGCCACCGTCACTACGGAAAGGGGAAGAAAAGACTTGAATGTGGAATTTTCACTAGGCTCGACTATCCACGTGGCTTATTACTGTCCGTTGGTTTTGGTCGCGAAGAGCGAATCGGAGCGGTTCGTGGCTCGCATGGGACCCCCTGAAACAGGGCTGTCGTCACAAAATGGACCCGCGGAGCAGCACGGATATCGTGGGCCCATGGGGTTCATTCTGCTTTAATTTTCATGTTTatcactttattttattttatttcagtGTCTAAttggtttattttattttttattccatTTTAGTTGGTCATTGAGGGAAGAAAACTACTGTTTGGTAGATCTGATCTCTTAAATCCACCTAAATAGCTTTTACCTTCTCaagtatatatgaattgatgatgatatcaaacattccatGTCATTTTCACCCAAGAAAAAGAGAACATAGGGACTTGTACATATTATAATGAAAATGGttacaataaaaaaataacttCAGATATCCGAGAAATCAACGTCATATTCTTTTTTGTTTCCCTTAAACTATATAGAGATTTATATTGTAGACTAACATAAGATCTCAGCAAAAGTCTATGAGAGGCATCCATGCAAATGTATTTTGGGAGGAATTATGATAAATGCAAAAAAAAGTGAGAAATAgacaataaaaattaattttcaaagaatgaaaaataaatttaacgaaaaataacattctttttttttcctgagaaaaaatatattaaattatttttaattgtatataaaaaaataaaataaaaagtgaattaaaaaaatcttaattttgattttttttgtaaaataatttttttcaaaaataatcattTTATCTTTGTTGATCATCGTCTCAGTCTTATGCCTAGTAGCTCTACCGACTCAGCATGATCGAATGTGGTTCTTGTCGATCATCCCCTTCCTCTCTCCTGTCTATCTAGGTCTTCACATGTGAGTTAGCAAATAACATcggtcatcctcctcctccccctcttctaTTCATTTGTGTTTCTGCACATGAGTTAGTAGTGTTGGTCATCGTTCTCTTCTTCTGTGATTGCAACACAAGCTAACGATCATGCTTCTCGCCCTCTTCATTTTCCATGATCACTTATACCTTCACAAGCTAACGGTCATGCTtgagtttaattttttaaaattatgaagataaaataatatttttcataaaaaaaaaacacttagaaTTTACAGTTTCTTGTTAGAAAATTCgctcaaaaataaagaaaaactaaattaatttataaagaCTTGACATGTATAATATAAATGTCATAGGTTCAACCACAGCTGGATCAGTTTGCAGCTACATGAAAGAACGCGGTCTAGCTCACCTCGTTTGGAGGTCAGCTGCTCCTGTTGTTTCACCGCGGAGTGCGTGTGGTATTTGGTTGCAGACGCAGGTACAGAGCACAGCCCATTGGTTCTCCTTTGCCTCTTCTACTCTTCTTCTATCCTCTCCTTGATTTGGTCTTCCCTGGAAGTCATAGCATATTCTTGCTTTTCTTCAGCTCCCTTGTTAGGTTTGCAGAACCGGTTGCAGCTTATCAGGTTCCAGGGATAAAGAAGGTGATACCTCTTCATTTGGTATCATCTTGGAGAGGTCTCAGCACAGGACAGGAGAGGAGAATGTAGGAATGTTCTTCTTGATGTTCTTTTTGTCAtatactttttttcttttgtctggGGATGTCAAGTGATGTCGTGATTGTGCTGGCAGGAGAAAAATTAAGATAGCAGCTACTGTTTCTCTCATCAATGGAGACCACTTCTCCATCTACTTCTGGTGATGCCTAACCAGCAGTAGTGATCAGACTTCGATGAGCTCTCAGTGGAATAAAGCCTCTAGGTCTTCTAGATAGCTTCGATGTGCTCTTTCTGCCTCATAATTACATTTATAAGATAAGTCATTTAATTTCCATGTGAATGAAACTTCTGTATCGGTCTTGCTGCTTATCTTATATTTACTTAAGTCAGTCCTAATATCCATTGCTGATGAGGATACTATTTGCTTGTTGTCTCAAGAAGATTACAGGATAGAAAGCCACTTTATGTAAGTTCTGGAATCAAATATCTAAGTAGAATGTGAAATTACTAACAAATTATCTGACTTCATAAAATAGGGCCTTAAGACCTTGAAAATGTTCTGATCTTGCATCATTACTGTTAAACTGATCATAATTTTTCTATTGATCAACTGGTTTCATTTGTTTTTTATTTCACTTGTTTCTTCCTAAGAGCATGCTCTGTATCTCCTTGAAAAATGCATACTCCAATGCTTGGAGTAATgcattggatattttgattacagCGTTTGGCTTAAAAACTGTTTTCAGTTATTTTATCCAATTTTCCTTTTCATGCTATGGAAGAAAAGCACAATTTTATATGTCCAGATGATGTCTGGTAACATGCATCACAATATACTTTGACCTCTTCAATTGTATATCTTTCTGGCAAAGGAAGACCAATGAATTACTTATGATCTTTTCGACCTACTTTAAAGTGTTTGTACTTCATACTGAAGGCATAGAAGAGAGAACCATTGTTAAGTGTGTACAAACCTTCTATGAATCTATCT
Above is a genomic segment from Musa acuminata AAA Group cultivar baxijiao chromosome BXJ3-4, Cavendish_Baxijiao_AAA, whole genome shotgun sequence containing:
- the LOC135635006 gene encoding small ribosomal subunit protein eS30z/eS30y/eS30x-like, with protein sequence MGKVHGSLARAGKVRGQTPKQAKTDKPKKPRGRAYKRMQHNRRFVTAVVGFGKKRGPNSSEK